The sequence below is a genomic window from Planctomycetota bacterium.
CTGTTGCATCGCGAGCTGGTGGAGCATCGGCGCTGGCTGAGTGAGTGCCGCTATCTGCATGCGCTCAATTTCTGCATGCTGCTGCCCGGGCCCGAGGCCACCCAGCTGGCCACCTACCTGGGTTGGTTGATGCATGGCTGGCCCGGCGGATTAATCGCCGGCGCACTGTTTCTGTTGCCCTCGGCGCTGTTGCTCAGCGCTCTGGCCTGGCTCTATGCCGTGTGGGGCACGTGGCCGCTGCTGGCTTCGGTGTTTGCCGCGCTCAAGCCGGTGGTGCTGGCGATCGTGGTGGTGGCGGCCT
It includes:
- a CDS encoding chromate transporter, producing the protein MDRSVSLLEASRFWWQLGWVSFGGPAGQIALLHRELVEHRRWLSECRYLHALNFCMLLPGPEATQLATYLGWLMHGWPGGLIAGALFLLPSALLLSALAWLYAVWGTWPLLASVFAALKPVVLAIVVVAA